The Chryseolinea soli genome contains a region encoding:
- a CDS encoding efflux RND transporter periplasmic adaptor subunit, with amino-acid sequence MNVFKQLSSFSLAVILLAGCTKSVDKEPAAPPLKVSTRQLAANGIAETLSYSGSIEADNSVSLGFSVPGRVVAVHVEEGQHVAEGQLLASIETIEYQNNVSLAEASLEQAQDNFNRLDELYTKGSLPAREHIAAKVALSQAKANKSIAAKRLADTKLYAPFAGIVTAKEIERGAIASPGVMAFTLVKTDLVYAKISVSESEISKLAAGTPATVTVPAIQETRDGKINILNPQADASTRSFEVKVKLVNANGKLLPGMLANITISTDHKREALTVPADAVVRDPEEFTYVFIVDNKNRAIKKRVVVDGLLRDEIIISEGLHVGDNVIIQGQSQLKDGQTVSL; translated from the coding sequence TGCTCCTCCTTTGAAAGTCAGCACACGACAACTGGCAGCGAATGGCATAGCCGAGACCCTTTCTTACAGTGGCTCGATTGAGGCGGACAATTCCGTTTCGCTGGGGTTTTCCGTTCCGGGAAGAGTGGTCGCTGTTCACGTCGAGGAAGGGCAGCACGTTGCCGAAGGGCAGTTACTGGCTTCGATCGAAACCATCGAATACCAGAACAACGTCTCCCTCGCAGAAGCTTCCCTCGAACAGGCACAGGATAATTTCAATCGACTCGATGAGCTGTATACAAAAGGAAGTCTGCCTGCCCGGGAGCACATCGCCGCCAAGGTTGCCTTATCACAGGCGAAAGCAAACAAGAGTATCGCGGCCAAAAGATTGGCAGACACCAAACTCTATGCTCCGTTTGCTGGCATTGTTACGGCAAAAGAAATTGAAAGGGGTGCTATCGCCTCTCCCGGAGTGATGGCCTTCACCCTGGTGAAGACCGATCTGGTATACGCCAAGATCTCCGTTTCAGAAAGTGAGATCAGCAAGCTCGCTGCCGGCACGCCGGCAACGGTCACGGTTCCGGCCATACAAGAAACCAGAGACGGAAAGATCAATATCCTTAACCCGCAGGCAGATGCTTCCACGCGAAGTTTTGAAGTGAAAGTCAAACTTGTCAACGCCAATGGAAAGCTTCTGCCCGGCATGTTGGCAAACATCACCATTTCGACGGATCACAAACGCGAGGCATTGACCGTTCCCGCCGATGCCGTGGTTCGCGATCCGGAAGAATTTACCTACGTCTTCATTGTGGACAATAAAAACAGGGCCATCAAAAAGAGGGTCGTCGTTGATGGCCTGTTACGGGATGAGATCATTATCTCGGAAGGTCTTCACGTTGGTGACAACGTGATCATACAAGGACAAAGTCAATTGAAGGACGGTCAAACGGTGTCGCTTTAA